The proteins below come from a single Mya arenaria isolate MELC-2E11 chromosome 8, ASM2691426v1 genomic window:
- the LOC128244164 gene encoding zinc finger MYM-type protein 1-like, producing MDWSNVVKVVGNHDKSEGHLSQCEAADNFIAVMSGQKKDIERCLSSQYNSIVEKNRQILVSIVEAIIFCGKQNIALRGHGNEKGNFTALLKFQAKHDSALREHIEHGDPRSMYLSPKIQNELIGICGKQISDEIVSACNKSQCFEFIADEATDASTMEQMALCLRFYDSSKHELCEEFLGFGECQSTTGEALADAFIVNLLGANVQIEKKRGQGYDGAANMSGNHKGVQARISARIPGAVYTHCKAHSLNLAIIHASEEVFARNMMSVVQTIALAFNYSAKRLLHFKENLNNDNVCREEMESRTKLQSLCETRWAARSDALHTFLCSYRTVVTSLEELANNYGDSKAAGYNHSIQNFSFIVTLVAVEHVLSGLVRLSKLLQDKSCDLLEAASEARFVIAMLQAERNDADVWDALYDKSVSTAHDVDVEPSVPRRFGRQVHRPNAQAETPSQYWKTNMYLPFIDHLLFDLDARLLKGNGRYKAQYQLPPKVDGLTHAVTIEIFQEFK from the exons ATGGACTGGAGCAATGTTGTAAAAGTAGTTGGAAACCACGACAAGTCAGAGGGTCACCTTTCTCAATGTGAGGCGGCTGATAACTTCATCGCAGTCATGAGTGGCCAGAAGAAAGATATAGAGCGCTGTTTGTCCAGTCAATATAATTCCATTGTTGAGAAAAATCGACAAATTCTAGTTAGTATTGTCGAGGCTATAATTTTCTGCGGCAAACAGAACATTGCACTGAGGGGACATGGAAACGAAAAGGGGAACTTCACTGCATTACTCAAATTCCAAGCAAAACACGACTCGGCTCTAAGAGAGCACATTGAGCATGGGGACCCAAGATCAATGTACCTTTCACCAAAGATTCAGAACGAATTAATAGGCATCTGTGGTAAACAAATATCCGATGAAATCGTGTCTGCCTGCAACAAGTCCCAATGTTTCGAGTTTATCGCCGACGAAGCTACAGATGCCAGCACGATGGAGCAAATGGCGCTCTGTTTAAGGTTTTACGATTCGTCAAAACATGAGCTTTGTGAAGAATTTCTTGGTTTCGGAGAGTGTCAGTCCACTACAGGGGAAGCACTGGCAGATGCCTTTATTGTCAATCTGCTTGGCGCAAACGTACAGATTGAGAAAAAGAGAGGTCAAGGGTATGATGGAGCGGCAAACATGTCCGGAAATCACAAAGGGGTTCAAGCCAGGATTAGTGCCCGTATTCCAGGTGCAGTATATACTCACTGCAAGGCACACAGCCTTAACCTGGCCATCATACATGCGTCGGAGGAGGTTTTTGCCAGAAACATGATGTCCGTAGTACAGACGATAGCGTTGGCCTTCAATTACTCGGCAAAGAGATTGcttcatttcaaagaaaacctCAACAACGACAACGTGTGCCGTGAAGAAATGGAAAGTCGAACGAAGTTGCAGTCCTTGTGCGAGACTCGGTGGGCCGCCAGATCCGACGCCTTGCATACATTCCTCTGTTCTTACAG AACTGTGGTGACATCCCTCGAAGAGTTAGCTAACAACTATGGTGACTCGAAGGCAGCAGGATATAACCATTCAATCCAGAATTTCAGCTTCATCGTCACCTTGGTTGCTGTTGAGCATGTATTGTCCGGATTGGTACGCCTGTCTAAGCTTTTGCAGGACAAGTCGTGTGACCTCTTAGAAGCTGCCAGTGAAGCTCGTTTTGTCATAGCGATGCTACAG GCTGAACGTAACGATGCCGACGTATGGGATGCGCTTTACGACAAGTCAGTATCAACTGCACACGACGTCGATGTAGAGCCGTCGGTCCCACGGCGATTTGGACGTCAAGTTCACAGACCGAACGCCCAAGCAGAGACCCCTTCCCAGTACTGGAAGACAAACATGTACCTGCCGTTCATAGACCATTTACTTTTTGATCTAGACGCACGGCTGTTGAAAGGCAATGGACGGTACAAAGCACAGTATCAGCTGCCTCCAAAG GTCGACGGTCTCACCCATGCCGTAACGATAGAAATATTCCAGGAGTTCAAGTAA